In the Micromonospora narathiwatensis genome, one interval contains:
- a CDS encoding vitamin B12-dependent ribonucleotide reductase: MTTSKSRNKAGTGLKIERVWTTEGVHPYDEVAWERRDVVMTNWRDGSINFEQRGVEFPESWSVNAANIVTTKYFRGAVGTPEREWSLKQLIDRVVGTYRTAGEEYGYFATPADAEVFAHELTWMLLHQVFSFNSPVWFNVGTPSPQQVSACFILAVDDSMDSILDWYKEEGLIFQGGSGSGANLSRIRSSKELLSSGGTASGPVSFMRGADASAGTIKSGGATRRAAKMVILDVDHPDIEEFVVTKAREEDKIRALRDAGFDMDLGGADIVSVQYQNANNSVRVSDEFMTAVEKSGTFDLRGRLDGQTIETVDAKKLFRTISQAAWECADPGLQYDDTINDWHTCPETGRITASNPCSEYLHLDNSSCNLASLNLMKFLRADGGFEVAKFVKSVELVITAMDISICFADFPTEKIGETTRAYRQLGIGYANLGALLMASGLPYDSEPGREVAAAITSLMTGTAYRRSAELAGIVGAYDGYARNAEAHKRVMRKHAAANDVIKPTGTVATAIQREATKQWTLGNRVGDKFGWRNSQASVLAPTGTIGLMMDCDTTGVEPDLALVKFKKLVGGGSMQIVNQTVPRALRSLGYPEEQVEAIVEHIADHGHVVDAPGLKPEHYPVFDCAMGERSIAPMGHVRMMAAVQPFISGAISKTVNMPEQATVEDVEKIYFEGWKLGLKALAIYRDNCKVGQPLSAAKPNKAAAETPAAEVAKVVEKVVEYRPVRKRLPKKRPSETISFSVGGAEGYLTASSYPDDGLGEVFLKMSKQGSTLAGVMDAFSVAISIGLQYGVPLETYVSKFTNMRFEPAGMTDDPDVRMAASVMDYIFRRLALDFLPYDRRAELGIFTAKERAAQLQAEAEAEANGADLAAMAASAPVATPEPKTGPVAQPKQEVADVVVVKPAPSVGSSTELLEAVIGKAADAPLCFTCGTKMRPAGSCYVCEGCGSTSGCS; the protein is encoded by the coding sequence GTGACGACGAGCAAGTCGCGGAACAAGGCCGGGACAGGGCTGAAGATCGAGCGCGTCTGGACGACCGAGGGGGTGCACCCCTACGACGAGGTCGCCTGGGAGCGCCGCGACGTCGTGATGACGAACTGGCGGGACGGCTCGATCAACTTCGAGCAGCGCGGGGTGGAGTTCCCCGAGTCCTGGAGCGTCAACGCGGCCAACATCGTGACCACCAAGTACTTCCGGGGCGCGGTGGGGACCCCGGAGCGGGAGTGGTCGCTCAAGCAGTTGATCGACCGGGTGGTCGGCACCTACCGCACCGCCGGTGAGGAGTACGGCTACTTCGCCACCCCGGCCGACGCGGAGGTCTTCGCGCACGAGCTGACCTGGATGCTGCTGCACCAGGTGTTCAGCTTCAACTCGCCGGTCTGGTTCAACGTGGGTACGCCGTCGCCGCAGCAGGTCAGCGCCTGCTTCATCCTGGCCGTCGACGACTCGATGGACTCCATCCTCGACTGGTACAAGGAGGAGGGGCTGATCTTCCAGGGCGGCTCCGGCTCCGGCGCCAACCTGTCCCGGATCCGGTCCTCCAAGGAACTGCTCTCCTCCGGCGGCACCGCCTCCGGCCCGGTCAGCTTCATGCGTGGTGCGGACGCCTCCGCCGGCACCATCAAGTCCGGTGGCGCCACCCGGCGCGCGGCCAAGATGGTCATCCTCGACGTGGACCACCCGGACATCGAGGAGTTCGTGGTCACCAAGGCGCGCGAGGAGGACAAGATCCGCGCGCTGCGGGACGCCGGCTTCGACATGGACCTGGGCGGCGCCGACATCGTCAGCGTGCAGTACCAGAACGCCAACAACTCGGTCCGGGTCTCCGACGAGTTCATGACCGCGGTGGAGAAGAGCGGCACCTTCGACCTGCGTGGCCGGCTCGACGGGCAGACCATCGAGACCGTCGACGCCAAGAAGCTCTTCCGCACCATCTCCCAGGCCGCCTGGGAGTGCGCCGACCCCGGCCTCCAGTACGACGACACCATCAACGACTGGCACACCTGCCCGGAGACCGGGCGGATCACCGCGTCGAACCCGTGCTCGGAGTACCTGCACCTGGACAACTCCTCCTGCAACCTGGCCTCGCTGAACCTGATGAAGTTCCTGCGCGCCGACGGCGGCTTCGAGGTGGCGAAGTTCGTCAAGTCGGTCGAGCTGGTCATCACCGCGATGGACATCTCGATCTGCTTCGCCGACTTCCCGACCGAGAAGATCGGGGAGACCACCCGCGCCTACCGGCAGCTCGGCATCGGGTACGCCAACCTGGGCGCGCTGCTGATGGCCTCCGGCCTGCCGTACGACTCGGAGCCGGGCCGGGAGGTCGCCGCGGCGATCACCTCGCTGATGACCGGCACGGCGTACCGCCGCTCGGCCGAGCTGGCCGGCATCGTCGGCGCGTACGACGGCTACGCCCGCAACGCGGAGGCGCACAAGCGGGTCATGCGCAAGCACGCCGCCGCCAACGACGTGATCAAGCCGACCGGCACGGTGGCCACCGCCATCCAGCGGGAGGCCACCAAGCAGTGGACCCTGGGCAACAGGGTCGGTGACAAGTTCGGCTGGCGGAACTCGCAGGCCAGCGTGCTCGCCCCGACCGGCACCATCGGCCTGATGATGGACTGCGACACCACCGGTGTCGAGCCGGACCTGGCGCTGGTCAAGTTCAAGAAGCTGGTCGGCGGCGGCTCGATGCAGATCGTCAACCAGACCGTGCCGCGCGCCCTGCGCAGCCTCGGCTACCCCGAGGAGCAGGTCGAGGCGATCGTCGAGCACATCGCCGACCACGGCCACGTGGTGGACGCCCCCGGCCTCAAGCCGGAGCACTACCCGGTCTTCGACTGCGCCATGGGCGAGCGGTCCATCGCGCCGATGGGCCACGTGCGGATGATGGCGGCCGTCCAGCCGTTCATCTCCGGCGCCATCTCCAAGACGGTCAACATGCCGGAGCAGGCGACCGTCGAGGACGTCGAGAAGATCTACTTTGAGGGTTGGAAGCTCGGCCTCAAGGCGCTGGCGATCTACCGGGACAACTGCAAGGTCGGCCAGCCGCTCTCGGCCGCCAAGCCGAACAAGGCCGCCGCCGAGACCCCCGCCGCCGAGGTGGCGAAGGTCGTCGAGAAGGTCGTCGAGTACCGGCCGGTGCGCAAGCGGCTGCCGAAGAAGCGCCCGTCGGAGACGATCTCCTTCTCGGTCGGCGGCGCCGAGGGCTACCTCACCGCCTCGTCGTACCCGGACGACGGCCTCGGCGAGGTCTTCCTCAAGATGTCGAAGCAGGGCTCGACCCTGGCCGGCGTGATGGACGCCTTCTCGGTGGCCATCTCCATCGGTCTCCAGTACGGCGTCCCGCTGGAGACGTACGTCAGCAAGTTCACCAACATGCGCTTCGAGCCGGCCGGCATGACCGACGACCCGGACGTGCGGATGGCGGCCTCGGTGATGGACTACATCTTCCGTCGCCTGGCCCTGGACTTCCTGCCGTACGACCGCCGCGCGGAGTTGGGCATCTTCACCGCCAAGGAGCGGGCCGCCCAGCTCCAGGCCGAGGCGGAGGCGGAGGCGAACGGCGCGGACCTCGCCGCGATGGCCGCCTCCGCCCCGGTCGCGACGCCCGAGCCGAAGACCGGCCCGGTCGCCCAGCCGAAGCAGGAGGTCGCGGACGTCGTCGTCGTCAAGCCGGCGCCGTCGGTGGGCTCCAGCACCGAGCTGCTGGAGGCCGTGATCGGCAAGGCCGCCGACGCGCCGCTCTGCTTCACCTGCGGTACGAAGATGCGGCCGGCCGGTAGCTGCTACGTCTGCGAGGGCTGCGGCTCCACCAGCGGCTGCAGCTGA
- a CDS encoding nucleotidyltransferase domain-containing protein translates to MVVSPPVVAEFGRELAALNWVGGLLVAGSLATGDYLPRVSDLDLVALVDGPVDADRQATLAALHGRLDTDSGEGLRLGCVYVDTARMLDVQVRHPTWTHGQLVQRILSGITRAELVRHGYAIFGPAPRDVLPPMSADDVRAAARAELTGYWAWAARRPWLWWDPVIADLGLTSMARGRYALRHGELLTKSEAIQRAAAPGWLIDQLAARRRGENVSSPRLPAALIAWRDARRTVARARKELER, encoded by the coding sequence ATGGTGGTCTCGCCGCCGGTCGTAGCGGAGTTCGGTCGGGAACTCGCCGCGCTCAACTGGGTCGGTGGACTTCTGGTCGCGGGCTCGTTGGCGACCGGCGACTACCTTCCCCGGGTCAGCGATCTCGACCTGGTCGCCCTGGTCGACGGCCCGGTCGACGCGGACCGGCAGGCCACGCTCGCCGCCCTGCACGGTCGCCTCGACACAGACAGCGGTGAAGGTCTGCGGCTCGGCTGCGTCTACGTCGACACCGCGAGGATGCTCGACGTCCAGGTGCGGCATCCGACCTGGACCCACGGGCAGCTCGTCCAGCGGATCCTCTCCGGCATCACCCGGGCCGAACTGGTACGCCACGGGTACGCGATCTTCGGCCCCGCGCCCCGGGACGTCCTCCCGCCGATGAGCGCCGACGACGTACGCGCGGCGGCCCGCGCCGAACTCACCGGCTACTGGGCCTGGGCCGCCCGGCGTCCGTGGCTGTGGTGGGATCCGGTCATCGCCGACCTCGGACTCACGTCGATGGCCCGGGGACGCTACGCACTTCGTCACGGCGAACTGCTCACCAAGTCCGAGGCCATCCAGCGGGCTGCCGCCCCGGGGTGGCTGATCGACCAGCTCGCCGCCCGGCGCCGGGGCGAGAACGTCTCCTCACCCCGGCTACCGGCCGCCCTGATCGCCTGGCGCGACGCCCGTCGGACCGTCGCGCGGGCACGAAAGGAGCTTGAGCGATGA
- a CDS encoding DUF2332 domain-containing protein — protein sequence MTTATSYARFGAREAHGVSPAYERLALAVSQDDELLALLAALPPAKRQPNLLFAVVRLLGGPVEDPAAFHDYAAANWPAIEAEMRTRSTQTNEPGRCAVLLPVLATLPQPLALLEVGASAGLCLYPDRYAYRYGEQVLGAGEPVLDCTATGVSLPAQRPEVVWRAGLDLNPLDVTDQADVAWLDALIWPEHTHRRTRLRAAAEVAAADPPLLVRGDLVDDLPALAAQAPAGATLVVFHTSVLYQVPAPRRDAFAALVRGLPGHWVANEGPEVLRYDGLPEPPSGAHLNVLALDGKPLAWTRGHGQGITWFG from the coding sequence ATGACGACCGCGACCAGTTACGCCAGGTTCGGCGCCCGCGAGGCGCACGGTGTGTCACCCGCGTACGAGCGGCTGGCGCTGGCGGTGTCCCAGGACGACGAACTGCTCGCCCTGCTGGCGGCTCTCCCACCGGCCAAGCGGCAGCCGAACCTGCTCTTCGCCGTGGTCCGCCTCCTCGGCGGCCCGGTCGAGGATCCGGCCGCCTTCCACGACTACGCGGCGGCGAACTGGCCGGCGATCGAGGCGGAGATGCGTACCCGGTCGACGCAGACGAACGAGCCCGGGCGGTGCGCCGTACTGCTGCCGGTGCTCGCCACGCTGCCGCAGCCGCTCGCGTTGCTGGAGGTCGGCGCGTCCGCCGGCCTGTGCCTCTACCCGGACCGGTACGCCTACCGCTACGGCGAGCAGGTGCTCGGCGCGGGTGAGCCGGTCCTCGACTGCACGGCGACCGGGGTGTCGCTGCCGGCTCAGCGGCCCGAGGTGGTGTGGCGGGCCGGCCTGGATCTGAACCCGCTCGACGTGACCGACCAGGCGGACGTGGCCTGGCTGGACGCCCTCATCTGGCCGGAGCACACCCACCGGCGTACCCGGTTGCGGGCCGCGGCGGAGGTGGCCGCGGCCGACCCGCCACTGCTCGTCCGGGGCGACCTGGTGGACGACCTGCCCGCGCTGGCGGCGCAGGCCCCGGCCGGCGCCACCCTCGTGGTGTTCCACACCTCGGTGCTGTACCAGGTGCCGGCACCCCGCCGGGACGCGTTCGCCGCGCTGGTACGCGGGCTGCCCGGCCACTGGGTCGCGAACGAGGGCCCGGAGGTGCTGCGCTACGACGGGCTGCCGGAGCCGCCGAGCGGGGCACACCTCAACGTGCTCGCGCTGGACGGGAAGCCGCTCGCCTGGACGCGGGGCCACGGGCAGGGGATCACCTGGTTCGGGTAG
- a CDS encoding RNA polymerase sigma factor has protein sequence MLAATARVAGDLDVAEECVQEAYVAALAAWARDGVPDKPGAWLTATAKRKALDVLRRDKVFRSKMPLLVEPVEAEMAEDPGEDAVPDDRLRLVFTCCHPALARDAQVALTLRLVCGVSTGDIARAFLVSEPTMAARVTRAKKKIAAARIPYRVPEAAELPERLDAVLSVIHLLYTTGHTAPTGGDLVRADLVDRALHLTRMLLALMPDEPEVRGLLALLLLTDARRATRTDPEGRLLVLAEQDRSAWDRAAVAEGNRLVLGAFRTGRVGRYALQAAIASLHAVAPSYAATDWPQVVRLYDELLKRWPSPVVALNRAVAVSMAEGPEAALAEVDALAGDSRLAGYHYLPAIRADLLRRLDRRQEAANAYRTALTLVDNDAERAFLTTRLASLTP, from the coding sequence GTGCTCGCCGCGACGGCGCGCGTCGCCGGCGATCTCGACGTCGCCGAGGAGTGCGTCCAGGAGGCGTACGTGGCCGCGCTGGCCGCCTGGGCCCGGGATGGCGTACCCGACAAGCCCGGCGCCTGGCTGACCGCCACGGCGAAACGCAAGGCCCTCGACGTGCTGCGCCGGGACAAGGTGTTCCGGTCGAAGATGCCCCTGCTCGTGGAGCCGGTGGAGGCCGAGATGGCGGAGGATCCAGGCGAGGACGCGGTGCCCGACGACCGACTGCGGCTGGTCTTCACCTGCTGCCACCCGGCGCTGGCCCGGGACGCACAGGTGGCGCTGACCCTGCGCCTCGTGTGCGGAGTGAGCACCGGCGACATCGCCCGGGCGTTCCTGGTGTCCGAGCCGACGATGGCCGCCCGGGTCACCCGGGCCAAGAAGAAGATCGCCGCGGCCCGGATCCCGTACCGGGTGCCCGAGGCCGCCGAGCTGCCCGAGCGGCTGGACGCGGTGCTGTCCGTGATCCACCTGCTCTACACCACCGGGCACACCGCGCCGACCGGCGGCGACCTGGTCCGCGCCGACCTGGTCGACCGGGCGCTGCACCTGACCCGGATGCTGCTCGCCCTGATGCCCGACGAGCCGGAGGTCCGCGGCCTGCTCGCGTTGCTGCTGCTCACCGACGCCCGCCGGGCCACCCGTACCGACCCCGAGGGTCGGCTGCTGGTGCTGGCGGAGCAGGACCGGTCCGCCTGGGACCGGGCCGCCGTCGCCGAGGGCAACCGGCTGGTCCTCGGCGCGTTCCGGACCGGCCGGGTCGGCCGGTACGCGCTCCAGGCCGCCATCGCCTCGCTGCACGCGGTCGCGCCCAGCTACGCCGCGACCGACTGGCCCCAGGTGGTACGCCTCTACGACGAGCTGCTGAAACGCTGGCCGTCGCCGGTCGTCGCGCTCAACCGGGCGGTGGCCGTGTCGATGGCCGAGGGCCCGGAGGCCGCCCTGGCCGAGGTCGACGCCCTCGCCGGGGATTCCCGGCTGGCCGGCTACCACTACCTCCCGGCGATCCGCGCCGACCTGCTGCGCCGCCTGGACCGACGGCAGGAGGCGGCGAACGCGTACCGCACGGCGCTGACCCTCGTCGACAACGACGCCGAACGCGCCTTCCTGACCACCCGTCTCGCCTCCCTCACCCCATGA
- a CDS encoding YciI family protein produces the protein MAQYAVLIYSPAPADPTEITPDYLALLERYPAQVEELGGKIVTGFALQPSTTATAIRGDLVTDGPFIEAKEVVAGFFILEAPDLDVALRIAKLNPATISGGVEVRPLFVPPAE, from the coding sequence ATGGCCCAGTACGCAGTCCTGATCTACTCGCCCGCGCCGGCCGACCCGACGGAGATCACGCCGGACTACCTGGCGCTGTTGGAGCGGTACCCGGCGCAGGTCGAGGAGCTGGGCGGCAAGATCGTCACGGGGTTCGCGCTCCAGCCCAGCACCACCGCCACGGCGATCCGCGGCGACCTCGTCACCGACGGCCCGTTCATCGAGGCCAAGGAGGTCGTCGCCGGGTTCTTCATCCTGGAGGCGCCCGACCTGGACGTGGCCCTGAGGATCGCCAAGCTGAACCCGGCCACCATCAGCGGCGGCGTCGAGGTCCGGCCGCTGTTCGTCCCGCCGGCCGAGTGA
- a CDS encoding asparaginase domain-containing protein, producing MTVALFTLGGTIAMAGSAGQGVVNRLTGAQLTAAVPGLADVPLDVHDVRAVPSAALTYRQVLDLVDTAGAAVAAGATGAVVTQGTDSLEETAFLADLVWPYSAPLVVTGAMRNPTLAGPDGPANLLAAARVAAAPAARDLGVLVAFNDEIHAARHVRKTHSTSTATFASPNAGPLGHVIEGEVRLLTRPPRRAPLPPVDAGRLAATRVALHTVTLDDDVALLDGLARDLDGLVVAGFGVGHVPPDFAPALGALAERMPVVLASRTGAGSVLRRTYGAVGSETDLLRRGLVGGGLLDPYKAKVLLRLLLAGRADRAAVADAFARHG from the coding sequence GTGACCGTCGCGTTGTTCACCCTCGGCGGCACGATCGCCATGGCCGGGAGCGCCGGTCAGGGCGTGGTCAACCGGCTCACCGGGGCCCAGCTCACCGCCGCCGTACCGGGGCTCGCCGACGTTCCGCTCGACGTCCACGACGTGCGGGCGGTGCCGAGCGCCGCGCTGACGTACCGGCAGGTTCTGGACCTGGTCGACACGGCGGGCGCGGCGGTGGCCGCCGGGGCGACCGGCGCGGTGGTCACCCAGGGCACCGACAGCCTGGAGGAGACGGCGTTCCTGGCCGACCTGGTCTGGCCGTATTCGGCGCCGCTGGTGGTCACCGGCGCGATGCGCAACCCGACCCTCGCCGGCCCGGACGGCCCGGCGAACCTGCTCGCCGCCGCCCGGGTCGCCGCCGCGCCGGCCGCGCGCGACCTCGGCGTGCTGGTCGCGTTCAACGACGAGATCCACGCCGCGCGGCACGTCCGCAAGACCCACAGCACCAGTACGGCCACCTTCGCCTCGCCCAACGCCGGCCCGCTCGGCCACGTCATCGAGGGGGAGGTACGCCTGCTCACCCGGCCGCCCCGACGCGCCCCGCTGCCGCCGGTGGACGCCGGCCGGCTCGCCGCAACCCGGGTGGCGCTGCACACGGTCACCCTCGACGACGACGTGGCGCTGCTCGACGGGCTCGCCCGCGACCTGGACGGGCTGGTGGTGGCCGGTTTCGGGGTGGGGCACGTGCCGCCGGACTTCGCCCCGGCGCTCGGCGCGCTGGCGGAACGGATGCCGGTGGTGCTCGCCTCGCGGACCGGCGCCGGGTCGGTGCTGCGGCGCACGTACGGGGCGGTCGGCTCGGAGACCGACCTGCTCCGGCGCGGGCTGGTCGGTGGCGGGCTGCTCGACCCGTACAAGGCCAAGGTGCTGCTCCGACTCCTGCTGGCCGGCCGCGCGGACCGCGCCGCGGTCGCCGACGCCTTCGCCCGGCACGGGTAG
- a CDS encoding DUF5522 domain-containing protein — MSGERRPLAGRPLTEPHPSRLSPEHPHRERILTAHAAALAAGEAGYLDPETALFVLTAGFLARRGTCCGRGCRHCPYVDD, encoded by the coding sequence GTGAGCGGAGAGCGACGACCTCTGGCGGGGCGGCCGTTGACCGAGCCGCACCCGTCCCGGCTCTCGCCCGAGCACCCGCACCGGGAGCGGATTCTGACCGCCCACGCGGCGGCGCTGGCCGCCGGGGAGGCCGGCTACCTCGACCCGGAGACCGCGCTGTTCGTCCTCACCGCCGGGTTCCTCGCCCGGCGTGGCACCTGCTGCGGGCGAGGCTGCCGGCACTGTCCGTACGTGGACGATTGA
- a CDS encoding metal-dependent transcriptional regulator — MKHDLVDTTEMYLRTILELEEEGVPPLRARIAERLRQSGPTVSQTVARMERDGLLTVEGDRHLSLTSLGRSTAVAVMRKHRLAELLLVNVIGMPYEEAHDEACRWEHVMSDAVEKRVYDLLNRPTRSPYGNPIPGLEELGEPGQPETESTSTETERNLAFPGLTGPVVVRRICESVQTDADVLRQLHAAGVDPGATVTVAQERDGVSIDRSGDRVRLPREVASRVFVAAR, encoded by the coding sequence GTGAAGCATGACCTGGTCGATACGACCGAGATGTATCTGCGCACCATCCTCGAGCTGGAGGAGGAGGGGGTGCCACCGCTGCGTGCCCGGATCGCCGAGCGGCTGCGCCAGAGCGGCCCCACCGTCAGCCAGACCGTCGCCCGGATGGAGCGGGACGGCCTGCTCACCGTCGAGGGCGATCGGCACCTGTCGCTCACCTCGCTGGGGCGCAGCACCGCGGTTGCGGTCATGCGCAAGCACCGGCTGGCCGAGCTGCTGCTGGTCAACGTGATCGGGATGCCCTACGAGGAGGCCCACGACGAGGCCTGCCGGTGGGAGCACGTGATGAGCGACGCGGTGGAGAAGCGGGTCTACGACCTGCTCAACCGCCCCACCCGCTCGCCGTACGGCAACCCGATCCCCGGTCTGGAGGAGCTGGGCGAGCCGGGCCAGCCGGAGACCGAGTCCACGTCCACGGAGACCGAGCGCAACCTCGCCTTCCCCGGTCTGACCGGTCCGGTCGTGGTCCGGCGGATCTGCGAGAGCGTGCAGACCGACGCGGACGTGCTCCGGCAACTGCACGCGGCCGGCGTGGACCCGGGTGCGACGGTGACCGTGGCCCAGGAGCGCGACGGCGTCTCCATCGACCGCTCGGGCGACCGGGTCCGGCTGCCCCGCGAGGTGGCCTCCCGGGTGTTCGTCGCGGCCCGCTGA
- a CDS encoding sulfurtransferase, whose amino-acid sequence MSGTADLLVEPDRLAAELDRADPPTLLDVRWRLAGPPGRDDYTAGHLPGAVFVDLDTELCGRPGAAGRHPLPDPAALQAALRAAGVRAGHPVVVYDGGDGMSAARAWWTLRWAGHRAVRVLHGGFPAWVAAGLPVSTAAPAPTPGDVIVTPGELPVLDTGEAARLAAADAGVLLDVRAAPRYRGETEPIDPVAGHVPGAVNLPAPEYVTDGRFPAAEALRQRFADAGVASGAPVGAYCGSGVTAAQAVLALHLAGRPDAALYVGSWSNWVADPDRPVATGGTPGH is encoded by the coding sequence ATGTCCGGAACCGCAGACCTGCTGGTCGAGCCCGACCGGCTCGCCGCCGAACTCGACCGCGCCGACCCGCCCACCCTGCTCGACGTCCGCTGGCGGCTCGCCGGCCCGCCCGGCCGGGACGACTACACCGCCGGCCACCTGCCCGGCGCCGTCTTCGTCGACCTGGACACCGAGCTCTGCGGCCGACCGGGCGCCGCCGGCCGGCACCCGCTGCCCGACCCCGCCGCGCTCCAGGCCGCGCTGCGTGCCGCCGGGGTCCGCGCCGGTCACCCCGTCGTGGTGTACGACGGCGGCGACGGCATGTCCGCCGCCCGAGCCTGGTGGACGCTGCGCTGGGCCGGCCACCGGGCGGTCCGGGTGCTGCACGGCGGCTTCCCCGCCTGGGTCGCCGCCGGACTGCCGGTCTCCACCGCGGCACCCGCCCCGACGCCCGGCGACGTGATCGTCACGCCGGGTGAGCTGCCGGTGCTCGACACGGGGGAGGCCGCCCGGCTGGCCGCCGCCGACGCCGGGGTGCTGCTCGACGTGCGGGCCGCCCCGCGCTACCGGGGCGAGACCGAGCCGATCGACCCGGTCGCCGGGCACGTGCCGGGCGCGGTCAACCTGCCCGCGCCGGAGTACGTCACCGACGGCCGGTTCCCCGCCGCCGAGGCGCTGCGTCAGCGGTTCGCCGACGCCGGGGTCGCCTCGGGCGCGCCGGTCGGGGCGTACTGCGGCTCCGGGGTGACCGCCGCGCAGGCGGTCCTGGCGCTGCACCTCGCCGGCCGCCCGGATGCCGCCCTGTACGTCGGCTCGTGGAGCAACTGGGTGGCCGACCCGGACCGTCCGGTCGCCACCGGTGGGACACCCGGCCACTGA
- a CDS encoding acetoin utilization protein AcuC, producing MADDTVVVWDEGLLAYDMGDHPLDPVRVELTMALARELGVLDRPGVRLVKPEPADDELLTRVHDPRYLDAVRAAPRDPLFAGFGLGTSDNPVFDGMHESSALVAGASVAAAEAVWRGDARRAVNVAGGLHHAMPDRAAGFCVYNDPAVAIARLLDLGAERIAYVDVDVHHGDGVQQIFYHDPRVLTVSLHETPLALFPGTGFPDETGGPGAEGSAVNLPLPPGVGDAGWQRAFHAVVPSVLRAFRPQLLVTQCGADGHRLDPLADLQLSVDGQRATYRTLRALADELCDGRWVATGGGGYALVEVVPRAWTHLLAVATGEPIDPATLTPPAWRELAAKRRPGHEVPLRMTDDVDPAYEPWQPNGEPDPVGRAIAATRRAVFPLLGLDPYDPRD from the coding sequence ATGGCCGACGACACGGTGGTGGTGTGGGACGAGGGCCTGCTCGCCTACGACATGGGTGACCATCCGCTCGACCCGGTCCGGGTCGAGCTGACCATGGCGCTCGCCCGCGAACTCGGCGTGCTCGACCGGCCCGGGGTCCGGCTGGTCAAGCCGGAGCCGGCCGACGACGAGCTGCTGACCCGGGTGCACGACCCGCGCTACCTGGACGCGGTGCGGGCCGCGCCCCGGGACCCGCTCTTCGCCGGCTTCGGGCTGGGCACCTCGGACAACCCCGTCTTCGACGGCATGCACGAGTCCAGCGCCCTGGTCGCCGGGGCGAGCGTGGCCGCCGCCGAGGCGGTCTGGCGGGGGGACGCCCGCCGCGCGGTCAACGTGGCCGGCGGGCTGCACCACGCCATGCCGGACCGGGCCGCCGGGTTCTGCGTCTACAACGACCCGGCGGTGGCCATCGCCCGCCTGCTCGACCTCGGCGCGGAGCGGATCGCGTACGTGGACGTGGACGTGCACCACGGCGACGGCGTGCAGCAGATCTTCTACCACGATCCCCGGGTGCTCACGGTGAGCCTGCACGAGACCCCGCTCGCGCTCTTCCCCGGCACCGGGTTCCCCGACGAGACCGGCGGTCCGGGCGCGGAGGGCAGCGCGGTCAACCTGCCGCTGCCGCCCGGCGTGGGCGACGCCGGTTGGCAGCGCGCCTTCCACGCCGTCGTACCGTCGGTGCTGCGGGCGTTCCGGCCCCAACTGCTGGTCACCCAGTGCGGGGCGGACGGCCACCGGCTCGACCCCCTCGCGGACCTGCAACTCTCCGTGGACGGGCAGCGGGCCACCTACCGGACGCTGCGGGCGCTCGCCGACGAGCTGTGCGACGGCCGCTGGGTGGCCACCGGCGGCGGCGGGTACGCGCTGGTCGAGGTGGTGCCCCGGGCCTGGACGCACCTGCTCGCCGTGGCCACCGGGGAACCGATCGACCCGGCCACGCTCACCCCGCCCGCCTGGCGGGAACTGGCGGCGAAGCGGCGGCCCGGCCACGAGGTGCCGCTGCGGATGACCGACGACGTCGACCCGGCGTACGAGCCGTGGCAGCCCAACGGCGAGCCGGATCCGGTGGGCCGGGCGATCGCGGCCACCCGCCGGGCCGTCTTCCCACTGCTCGGGCTCGACCCGTACGACCCACGCGACTGA